GGCCAGCGGCCCGGGCGTCGTCTTCAAAGTCTCCCCTTCTCCGGATCCTGCGGGCCAAAGCCCAGTGGGAGTCGAGAGCGAAGCGGAcgtcggaggaggaggaggaacttcGTCCGCCGGAGCAGCCGCCGCCATGCCCGCCTACTCTTGCCTGGAACTGCTGCCTCCGACAGGCCCCGGCCAGAGGAAGCCGCCGCAATGCTACGGCCCCGGCGCCACGATGATCCGCCGCAGACCCGTGGAGAGGGTGGTGCCTATCCGCTTGGTGCAGCGGCCGGAGACCGTGGCGGTGGCGGGCGAGCTGGGCCCGGCGGCGTCTCACACCCACCCTTGGCTGCTGGTGGAGAGTGACTTGATGGCtgcccagccccaaccccagccGCGCCCGGAGGAGCCCAGCAACCGCGGCCTCCGCTTCAACGAGCATTGCCAGGCCTTGCAAGCGGCCACGGGTGCCACGGCGGAACCTTCGCCCGCTTGTCAAGCGGCGGCCGGCGGCAGCGAAGCTGAACTCGAGTCCGCCGAGGAAGACGGGCCTTGCCCGGTGCACCGCCCGACGGAGCGCAGCGAAAAGCTGGCCCTGTACCTGGCAGAGGTGGAGAAGCAGGACAAGTACCTGCGGCACAAGGGCCGTTTTCGCTTCCACATCATCCCCGACGGGAACTGCCTGTACCGCGCAGTCTGCAAGGCCGTCAACGGCGACCAGCGGCTGCACGGCGAGCTCCGCGAGCAGACGGTGCATTACATCGCCGACCACCTGGACCACTTCAACCCCATCATCGAGGGCGACGTGGGCGAATTCCTCATCAACGCCGCCCAGGACGGCGCCTGGGCCGGCTACCCGGAGCTCCTG
Above is a window of Eublepharis macularius isolate TG4126 chromosome 11, MPM_Emac_v1.0, whole genome shotgun sequence DNA encoding:
- the OTUD1 gene encoding OTU domain-containing protein 1, which produces MQLYSTIVTHYPAATAAAAAGSGSASGPGVVFKVSPSPDPAGQSPVGVESEADVGGGGGTSSAGAAAAMPAYSCLELLPPTGPGQRKPPQCYGPGATMIRRRPVERVVPIRLVQRPETVAVAGELGPAASHTHPWLLVESDLMAAQPQPQPRPEEPSNRGLRFNEHCQALQAATGATAEPSPACQAAAGGSEAELESAEEDGPCPVHRPTERSEKLALYLAEVEKQDKYLRHKGRFRFHIIPDGNCLYRAVCKAVNGDQRLHGELREQTVHYIADHLDHFNPIIEGDVGEFLINAAQDGAWAGYPELLAMGQMLDVNIHLTTGGRPESPTVSTMAHYLGPEDPSRRSIWLSWLSNGHYDAVLDRQCPNPEYEEWCRQTQVQRRRDEELARSMAVSLSKMYIEQNACS